From the genome of Treponema peruense:
AGTCACCGCTTCATTTCAGACTTTCTGAGTGTGTCCTTGTTCTCATGATTGCCTTCAGCGGAATTTCTCTGGGATTTTCTGGGGGCGGCTTTATTGTTAATTTTGACAAACTTGGTTTTACAGTTTTCTCTTCTCTGCAGAAAGCCGTGCATGCTGTTGAAAATGTGTTTACGGGAACAGTTACTGCTGTCCGTGATATGGCGCATCTTCGCAGCGAGTACCAGCAGCTTACCGAAAAACTCAAGGATTACGAATTCCTTCAGCGCAACAATACAGAAATCCGCAAGGAAAACGAGCGCCTTAAAGAACAGCTGGACTTTGCGACAGAAATCAAGTACAGGAATATACCTGCCCAGATTATAGGCCGCAACCCCGACAGCCAGTATTCGGGTATAACGCTCAATAAGGGCGCACGTAACGGAATAAAAAAAGGAATGCCTGTTATTGCCGTGCAGGCAGGAAACGTTGGTGTTGTAGGAAGAATTATTACTGTTGGTGTCGGAACAAGCATGATGATGCCTGTTTATGACGTGAGATGTAATATTTCATCGCGCATTCAGAATACAAGGGATCTTGGTATTGTTTCTGGAAACGGTTCTTCGGACGGCGCACTGAGCCTTAAGTATATTCGTAAGCGTGTAATGGATGATTTTAACTATGGTGACATTGTGGTTACCAGCGGTGAAAACGGAAACTACATGCGCGATATTCCGGTTGGAAGAATTTCAAAAATTACTGTTTTGGACTATGATTCTTCTTTAAATATTGAACTTGATCCTATTATAGATTTTAACCGTCTTGAAAACGTTCTTGTTATAGACCAGTACAATGA
Proteins encoded in this window:
- the mreC gene encoding rod shape-determining protein MreC, producing MGGRVKSPLHFRLSECVLVLMIAFSGISLGFSGGGFIVNFDKLGFTVFSSLQKAVHAVENVFTGTVTAVRDMAHLRSEYQQLTEKLKDYEFLQRNNTEIRKENERLKEQLDFATEIKYRNIPAQIIGRNPDSQYSGITLNKGARNGIKKGMPVIAVQAGNVGVVGRIITVGVGTSMMMPVYDVRCNISSRIQNTRDLGIVSGNGSSDGALSLKYIRKRVMDDFNYGDIVVTSGENGNYMRDIPVGRISKITVLDYDSSLNIELDPIIDFNRLENVLVIDQYNENDREAQK